A genomic region of Desulfosarcina ovata subsp. ovata contains the following coding sequences:
- the proX gene encoding glycine betaine/L-proline ABC transporter substrate-binding protein ProX translates to MNRFLKVLTVFTVALALAVMAPPAFAKNMKPGKGVTVRPARATWNSGFFQEALVRRGLEELGYSAKTPKDLANPIFYKSVALGDVDYWTNGWFPNHNSQLPKNFYEKADKFGYVAKAGGLQGYLVSKRDVDKFNIKSLDDFKRPEVMKAFDSNGDGKADLTACPPGWGCENVIAHHMKVYGLDDYINPVKASYEAGMAAALGNYKSGKPVFFYTWAPNWTIFKLKPGTDVMWINVPEIIPKESQAPAVDRMTASGIEGAVTDPVKLGFVVSDIRIVANKKFIAKNPAAQKFFEVFTLPLNDINEQNTRMNDGEKSQKDIEKHVDEWIAKNTEKWNGWLEAARSAAK, encoded by the coding sequence ATGAATCGTTTTCTGAAAGTACTGACGGTTTTTACGGTTGCCCTGGCCCTGGCTGTGATGGCGCCGCCCGCGTTTGCCAAAAACATGAAACCGGGCAAGGGGGTCACGGTGAGGCCGGCCCGCGCCACCTGGAATAGCGGCTTTTTCCAGGAAGCGTTGGTCCGACGCGGGCTGGAGGAGCTGGGCTATAGCGCCAAGACACCCAAGGATCTGGCGAACCCCATTTTTTACAAGAGCGTTGCCCTGGGCGATGTGGATTACTGGACCAACGGTTGGTTCCCGAACCATAACAGCCAGCTTCCCAAAAACTTTTACGAAAAAGCCGACAAGTTCGGCTATGTGGCCAAGGCCGGTGGACTTCAGGGATACCTGGTTTCCAAAAGAGATGTCGACAAGTTCAATATCAAATCCCTGGATGATTTCAAACGCCCCGAAGTGATGAAAGCCTTTGATTCCAATGGCGACGGCAAGGCCGACCTGACCGCCTGCCCGCCCGGATGGGGTTGCGAGAACGTGATTGCCCACCACATGAAGGTGTATGGGCTGGACGATTATATCAATCCGGTCAAAGCCTCCTACGAGGCCGGCATGGCCGCCGCCCTGGGGAATTACAAAAGCGGGAAACCCGTTTTCTTCTATACCTGGGCCCCCAACTGGACCATTTTCAAGCTGAAACCGGGCACGGATGTGATGTGGATCAACGTTCCCGAAATCATTCCCAAGGAATCCCAGGCACCCGCTGTGGATCGCATGACGGCCTCGGGCATCGAGGGGGCGGTCACCGATCCGGTCAAGCTCGGTTTTGTCGTTTCCGACATCCGGATCGTGGCCAACAAGAAATTCATTGCCAAGAACCCGGCCGCCCAGAAGTTTTTCGAGGTCTTTACCCTGCCGCTGAACGATATCAACGAACAGAACACCCGTATGAACGATGGTGAGAAGTCCCAGAAAGATATCGAAAAGCATGTGGACGAGTGGATTGCCAAGAACACGGAGAAGTGGAACGGTTGGCTGGAGGCCGCCC